The following DNA comes from Ornithobacterium rhinotracheale DSM 15997.
AGATGTGAGAGAAAACTTTTATAAACGATTAGCAAATTATGCCCGAATTTTAAAAGTGGCGCTGTCTTCTATCGATTTTCATAAAAATACGCCAGAGAAGAAAATTGAAAAATATAAGCATGATTTGAAATTCTTCATGAATTTGAGAACCAAAGTTGCTCAGCGTTTTTCAGATAAAATTGATTATAAAAAATACGAAGGGCAAATTCAAAAGCTTATCGATCAGCATATCTCAACGCAAGATATCGAGAAATTGACGGAGCTAGTTAATATTTTTGATGAAGAAGCATTCCAAAAAGAAATTGAAAAAACCATTGGAACGGCCGCAAAAGCTGATAAAATAGCCTCTAGAACTTCTAAACATATCAACGAGAAAATGGATGAAGATCCCGCTTTTTACAAAAAGTTTTCTCACTTAATACAAGAGGCGATTAATGATTTTTATCAACACAGAATCAGCGAATTAGAATATTTAGAAAAAATAAAAGACTACCGTGAAAAAGTTCTCACCAAGACAGATAGCTCTATTCCTGAAGAAATAAAAAACAACGCTGTGGCAAGTGCTTATTATGGCATTACGCATACATTTTTTAAGGATAAGGGGGTTGATATAGATGATTTTCAAAGCATTTTGGTGAAATCTTCTTTACAAATCGAATCGCTAATTGAAAAGGAAAAAGTAGTGAATTGGCAAAGCAATTCAGATGTTTTAAAGAAAATGACGCTAGAGATTGGGGACTATATTTATGATGAGATAAGCAAGGAAATTGGTATTGAATTACAATGGAGCGAAATCGATAAATTAACAGAAGAAATTGTTTCTGTAGCTAAAAATAGAGGCTAATGGAAAAAATCATATACGGAAAATCTATTATTGAGTTCAGTATAAGCTATTCAGATAGAAAAACTTTGGGGATTACCGTAAATCCCGATTTATCGGTAAACATAAAAGCACCATTGAATTCTAAAAAAGAAGATATTTTTAAAATTGTTGAAAAACGAGTGCCATGGATTCTGGAGCAAAAGCGTTTTTTTCTTTCTTTTGAACCGAGAAGAACAGAATATTTGTATAAATCTGGTGAGACGCATTATTATTTAGGAAGGCAATATCTTTTAAAAATCGTAGAAGGAAAAGCTGAAGATGTTTTCTATAAAGGGAGATATTTGCTAATTGAAACAAATGATAAATCTCCATTAAATATCAAAAAACTTTTAGATAGATGGTATAGAGATCGTGCAAAAATCAAGTTTGCTGAAATAGCAGAACCTTTAATTCAGCAATT
Coding sequences within:
- a CDS encoding M48 family metallopeptidase, which gives rise to MEKIIYGKSIIEFSISYSDRKTLGITVNPDLSVNIKAPLNSKKEDIFKIVEKRVPWILEQKRFFLSFEPRRTEYLYKSGETHYYLGRQYLLKIVEGKAEDVFYKGRYLLIETNDKSPLNIKKLLDRWYRDRAKIKFAEIAEPLIQQFKKYEVEPNNLYIQNMKFRWGSCSAKGNIILNPELIKAPKPCIEYVIIHELCHLIHQNHSKAFFQLQSREMPDWEKWKGKLEHFLA